A window of Macrotis lagotis isolate mMagLag1 chromosome X, bilby.v1.9.chrom.fasta, whole genome shotgun sequence contains these coding sequences:
- the LOC141500042 gene encoding uncharacterized protein LOC141500042 isoform X2, whose amino-acid sequence MGSTEGETSSLTTSVSGLRDIQESSPFGTTPPCTWNTRPRTRSQCRRDDSNSSGGQSQGTTSTGGRSQSAPPVGDVAQPTTSAGSRSKSATSTGGRSKSRTRPQTTCSSSLKSKQAPHEGANAMGLDAQKQLFVCLWGGVSMGQAGVKACGQITSDLFDLAEHVTSKHLKRNNKGIYVCRWHNCPRQGNPFNARFKLVNHIRVHTGEKPFICNFLGCYKTFTRVENLKIHRRSHTGERPFKCPFEGCTKSFASCTDRKKHATVHSCERPYVCNIQGCQKAYTHPSSLRKHRKQHVSKVAATNLTDIDNPAAGSSSNTFLTTRPSRAQKRMAPTMTKSQNGIPTKVLRIHIPRIDDVWARKGFAPLVHPPALQSANSSTIPLGYLPVVRLGRLSPAVIEKFTNPSGYSPSKSPVQAVTTPSVIAASSNVISQALVHVVPKPPTNIFSSLSTSRVFQVFNPQTHSGPSPSPTNASTTETQMVPLSLVRNFSHSTRTTISNTSIINPARFKFTSLQGPTILSFPKGQFAQNTQFSVSFPPIRQLFKFPSCMSPDSPKLDISFFSNFKISNPFAFLSNLGMLGCSGLKMIKSQSVEESTMATIDQLQPKSNSWFGPAATISISDSGTICFDFSAASTSTLRGQLALPEAQESERPCCSKDVQGEMDWNKAKYEDKVTTISEETTGGGGGEENDEYMEVECMKDKEQQVGLEGVEKEEHMKEAGAGEEQNNKEHIDVEGGEKDVNMANEDNEEECMEVEWREEDGEQMEEEEKVKEEEGKEQCMEEAVKEEAEVEEELMQAGGEEEREEDMHESKERGGGEEHMEEEGKLKEGEEKDDHQGEEETVEEEKEECVGKEVGEAEKGVEAAGGLKEDGEGKVGEEDQDMEPPVKIPRLSSIEELGTNKP is encoded by the exons ATGGGAAGCACTGAGGGGGAAACTTCCTCATTGACAACCAGTGTCTCTGGGCTCAGAGACATACAAGAGTCTAGTCCTTTCGGGACCACACCTCCTTGTACTTGGAATACAAGGCCTAGGACAAGATCTCAGTGCAGGCGGGATGATTCAAACTCTTCAG GAGGCCAATCACAAGGCACTACATCGACTGGAGGCCGGTCACAATCTGCCCCACCAGTGGGAGACGTAGCCCAACCTACCACGTCTGCTGGGAGTCGATCCAAGTCTGCCACATCAACTGGAGGCCGATCCAAATCCCGAACCCGACCACAAACTACCTGCAGCAGTAGCCTCAAGTCAAAGCAGGCTCCCCATGAAGGGGCTAACGCCATGGGCCTTGATGCCCAGAAGCAGTTATTTGTCTGTCTCTGGGGGGGTGTCTCAATGGGTCAGGCTGGTGTGAAGGCTTGTGGTCAGATTACTAGTGATCTGTTTGATTTAGCAGAACACGTTACAAGTAAGCACCTTAAACGAAATAACAAGGGAATTTATGTCTGCCGCTGGCACAACTGTCCTCGACAGGGCAACCCCTTTAATGCGAGGTTCAAATTAGTCAACCACATTCGTGTGCACACGGGCGAAAAGCCATTTATCTGCAATTTTTTAGGATGCTACAAAACATTTACCAGGGTGGAGAATCTGAAGATCCATAGGCGGTCTCATACAG GTGAAAGGCCATTCAAGTGCCCATTTGAAGGTTGCACCAAAAGCTTTGCCAGTTGTACCGACAGAAAGAAGCATGCTACGGTGCACTCATGTGAAAGGCCATATGTTTGTAATATTCAAGGCTGCCAAAAAGCATATACTCATCCCAGCTCCCTGCGTAAGCATCGAAAGCAGCATGTCTCTAAGGTAGCTGCTACCAACCTCACCGACATTGACAACCCCGCAGCTGGATCAAGTTCTAACACCTTTCTTACAACTAGGCCCTCTAGAGCTCAGAAGAGGATGGCCCCCACCATGACCAAGTCTCAAAATGGTATTCCCACAAAGGTTCTTCGCATTCATATTCCCAGGATTGATGATGTTTGGGCCCGCAAGGGCTTTGCTCCTCTAGTTCACCCACCTGCATTACAGTCAGCTAATTCCTCTACAATCCCCTTGGGATATCTTCCTGTAGTTAGATTGGGCCGTCTATCTCCTGCCGTAATTGAGAAGTTTACTAACCCTTCAGGGTATTCACCTTCAAAGTCACCAGTCCAGGCTGTTACCACCCCTTCAGTCATTGCCGCTTCCTCCAACGTGATTTCTCAGGCTCTAGTCCATGTAGTTCCCAAACCTCCAACTAATATATTTTCCAGCCTTTCAACATCTAGGGTCTTCCAGGTTTTCAATCCTCAAACACACTCGGGGCCTAGTCCATCACCTACCAATGCTTCTACCACTGAGACCCAAATGGTTCCTTTATCTTTGGTGCGTAACTTTAGTCACTCAACACGTACCACCATTTCCAACACATCTATAATCAATCCTGCACGGTTCAAGTTTACTAGTTTGCAAGGACCCACAATTCTGAGCTTTCCAAAGGGCCAATTCGCCCAGAATACACAATTCAGTGTTTCCTTCCCGCCTATTAGACAACTTTTCAAATTTCCAAGTTGCATGTCCCCAGATTCTCCGAAGTTGGATATTTCTTTCTTCTCGAATTTTAAGATCTCAAACCCTTTTGCATTTTTATCCAATTTGGGTATGCTGGGCTGCTCTGGGCTTAAGATGATAAAGTCCCAGTCAGTGGAGGAGAGTACCATGGCAACCATTGATCAATTGCAGCCTAAGTCCAATTCTTGGTTTGGACCTGCTGCCACTATTTCCATTTCTGATTCAGGAACTATATGTTTTGACTTCTCTGCTGCTTCTACAAGCACCCTGAGGGGCCAGCTAGCCTTACCAGAAGCACAAGAATCAGAGAGACCCTGCTGTTCCAAAGACGTGCAGGGAGAAATGGACTGGAACAAGGCAAAATATGAAGACAAGGTAACCACCATCTCAGAAGAAACaactggaggaggaggaggagaagaaaatgatgaatacaTGGAAGTGGAATGCATGAAGGATAAAGAGCAGCAGGTTGGACTGGAAGGAGTTGAAAAGGAGGAACATATGAAGGAGGCTGGAGCAGGCGAAGAACAGAACAACAAAGAGCATATAGATGTGGAAGGAGGCGAGAAGGACGTAAATATGGCAAATGAGGACAACGAAGAAGAATGCATGGAAGTGGAATGGAGAGAGGAAGACGGGGAACagatggaggaggaagaaaaggtcaaggaagaagaagggaaagaacagTGCATGGAGGAGGCGGTAAAAGAAGAAGCAGAGGTGGAGGAAGAGCTCATGCAAgcaggaggagaagaggaaagggaagaggacaTGCATGAGAgtaaggaaagaggaggaggggaggaacaCATGGAGGAGGAAGGCAAGCTAAAGGAAGGCGAGGAAAAGGATGACCACCAGGGGGAAGAAGAAACagtggaagaggaaaaggaagagtgtGTGGGAAAGGAAGTAGGTGAGGCAGAGAAAGGAGTGGAGGCAGCAGGAGGGCTAAAGGAAGATGGAGAAGGCAAAGTGGGAGAGGAAGACCAGGATATGGAGCCTCCAGTCAAGATCCCAAGACTGTCCTCCATTGAGGAATTGGGAACCAATAAACCTTAA
- the LOC141500042 gene encoding uncharacterized protein LOC141500042 isoform X1, with product MGSTEGETSSLTTSVSGLRDIQESSPFGTTPPCTWNTRPRTRSQCRRDDSNSSAGGQSQGTTSTGGRSQSAPPVGDVAQPTTSAGSRSKSATSTGGRSKSRTRPQTTCSSSLKSKQAPHEGANAMGLDAQKQLFVCLWGGVSMGQAGVKACGQITSDLFDLAEHVTSKHLKRNNKGIYVCRWHNCPRQGNPFNARFKLVNHIRVHTGEKPFICNFLGCYKTFTRVENLKIHRRSHTGERPFKCPFEGCTKSFASCTDRKKHATVHSCERPYVCNIQGCQKAYTHPSSLRKHRKQHVSKVAATNLTDIDNPAAGSSSNTFLTTRPSRAQKRMAPTMTKSQNGIPTKVLRIHIPRIDDVWARKGFAPLVHPPALQSANSSTIPLGYLPVVRLGRLSPAVIEKFTNPSGYSPSKSPVQAVTTPSVIAASSNVISQALVHVVPKPPTNIFSSLSTSRVFQVFNPQTHSGPSPSPTNASTTETQMVPLSLVRNFSHSTRTTISNTSIINPARFKFTSLQGPTILSFPKGQFAQNTQFSVSFPPIRQLFKFPSCMSPDSPKLDISFFSNFKISNPFAFLSNLGMLGCSGLKMIKSQSVEESTMATIDQLQPKSNSWFGPAATISISDSGTICFDFSAASTSTLRGQLALPEAQESERPCCSKDVQGEMDWNKAKYEDKVTTISEETTGGGGGEENDEYMEVECMKDKEQQVGLEGVEKEEHMKEAGAGEEQNNKEHIDVEGGEKDVNMANEDNEEECMEVEWREEDGEQMEEEEKVKEEEGKEQCMEEAVKEEAEVEEELMQAGGEEEREEDMHESKERGGGEEHMEEEGKLKEGEEKDDHQGEEETVEEEKEECVGKEVGEAEKGVEAAGGLKEDGEGKVGEEDQDMEPPVKIPRLSSIEELGTNKP from the exons ATGGGAAGCACTGAGGGGGAAACTTCCTCATTGACAACCAGTGTCTCTGGGCTCAGAGACATACAAGAGTCTAGTCCTTTCGGGACCACACCTCCTTGTACTTGGAATACAAGGCCTAGGACAAGATCTCAGTGCAGGCGGGATGATTCAAACTCTTCAG CAGGAGGCCAATCACAAGGCACTACATCGACTGGAGGCCGGTCACAATCTGCCCCACCAGTGGGAGACGTAGCCCAACCTACCACGTCTGCTGGGAGTCGATCCAAGTCTGCCACATCAACTGGAGGCCGATCCAAATCCCGAACCCGACCACAAACTACCTGCAGCAGTAGCCTCAAGTCAAAGCAGGCTCCCCATGAAGGGGCTAACGCCATGGGCCTTGATGCCCAGAAGCAGTTATTTGTCTGTCTCTGGGGGGGTGTCTCAATGGGTCAGGCTGGTGTGAAGGCTTGTGGTCAGATTACTAGTGATCTGTTTGATTTAGCAGAACACGTTACAAGTAAGCACCTTAAACGAAATAACAAGGGAATTTATGTCTGCCGCTGGCACAACTGTCCTCGACAGGGCAACCCCTTTAATGCGAGGTTCAAATTAGTCAACCACATTCGTGTGCACACGGGCGAAAAGCCATTTATCTGCAATTTTTTAGGATGCTACAAAACATTTACCAGGGTGGAGAATCTGAAGATCCATAGGCGGTCTCATACAG GTGAAAGGCCATTCAAGTGCCCATTTGAAGGTTGCACCAAAAGCTTTGCCAGTTGTACCGACAGAAAGAAGCATGCTACGGTGCACTCATGTGAAAGGCCATATGTTTGTAATATTCAAGGCTGCCAAAAAGCATATACTCATCCCAGCTCCCTGCGTAAGCATCGAAAGCAGCATGTCTCTAAGGTAGCTGCTACCAACCTCACCGACATTGACAACCCCGCAGCTGGATCAAGTTCTAACACCTTTCTTACAACTAGGCCCTCTAGAGCTCAGAAGAGGATGGCCCCCACCATGACCAAGTCTCAAAATGGTATTCCCACAAAGGTTCTTCGCATTCATATTCCCAGGATTGATGATGTTTGGGCCCGCAAGGGCTTTGCTCCTCTAGTTCACCCACCTGCATTACAGTCAGCTAATTCCTCTACAATCCCCTTGGGATATCTTCCTGTAGTTAGATTGGGCCGTCTATCTCCTGCCGTAATTGAGAAGTTTACTAACCCTTCAGGGTATTCACCTTCAAAGTCACCAGTCCAGGCTGTTACCACCCCTTCAGTCATTGCCGCTTCCTCCAACGTGATTTCTCAGGCTCTAGTCCATGTAGTTCCCAAACCTCCAACTAATATATTTTCCAGCCTTTCAACATCTAGGGTCTTCCAGGTTTTCAATCCTCAAACACACTCGGGGCCTAGTCCATCACCTACCAATGCTTCTACCACTGAGACCCAAATGGTTCCTTTATCTTTGGTGCGTAACTTTAGTCACTCAACACGTACCACCATTTCCAACACATCTATAATCAATCCTGCACGGTTCAAGTTTACTAGTTTGCAAGGACCCACAATTCTGAGCTTTCCAAAGGGCCAATTCGCCCAGAATACACAATTCAGTGTTTCCTTCCCGCCTATTAGACAACTTTTCAAATTTCCAAGTTGCATGTCCCCAGATTCTCCGAAGTTGGATATTTCTTTCTTCTCGAATTTTAAGATCTCAAACCCTTTTGCATTTTTATCCAATTTGGGTATGCTGGGCTGCTCTGGGCTTAAGATGATAAAGTCCCAGTCAGTGGAGGAGAGTACCATGGCAACCATTGATCAATTGCAGCCTAAGTCCAATTCTTGGTTTGGACCTGCTGCCACTATTTCCATTTCTGATTCAGGAACTATATGTTTTGACTTCTCTGCTGCTTCTACAAGCACCCTGAGGGGCCAGCTAGCCTTACCAGAAGCACAAGAATCAGAGAGACCCTGCTGTTCCAAAGACGTGCAGGGAGAAATGGACTGGAACAAGGCAAAATATGAAGACAAGGTAACCACCATCTCAGAAGAAACaactggaggaggaggaggagaagaaaatgatgaatacaTGGAAGTGGAATGCATGAAGGATAAAGAGCAGCAGGTTGGACTGGAAGGAGTTGAAAAGGAGGAACATATGAAGGAGGCTGGAGCAGGCGAAGAACAGAACAACAAAGAGCATATAGATGTGGAAGGAGGCGAGAAGGACGTAAATATGGCAAATGAGGACAACGAAGAAGAATGCATGGAAGTGGAATGGAGAGAGGAAGACGGGGAACagatggaggaggaagaaaaggtcaaggaagaagaagggaaagaacagTGCATGGAGGAGGCGGTAAAAGAAGAAGCAGAGGTGGAGGAAGAGCTCATGCAAgcaggaggagaagaggaaagggaagaggacaTGCATGAGAgtaaggaaagaggaggaggggaggaacaCATGGAGGAGGAAGGCAAGCTAAAGGAAGGCGAGGAAAAGGATGACCACCAGGGGGAAGAAGAAACagtggaagaggaaaaggaagagtgtGTGGGAAAGGAAGTAGGTGAGGCAGAGAAAGGAGTGGAGGCAGCAGGAGGGCTAAAGGAAGATGGAGAAGGCAAAGTGGGAGAGGAAGACCAGGATATGGAGCCTCCAGTCAAGATCCCAAGACTGTCCTCCATTGAGGAATTGGGAACCAATAAACCTTAA